A stretch of the Uranotaenia lowii strain MFRU-FL chromosome 3, ASM2978415v1, whole genome shotgun sequence genome encodes the following:
- the LOC129758669 gene encoding uncharacterized protein LOC129758669 yields the protein MEMKQAVEDSIELTEVEKAAKSHFSRIIAEGSSKPCDVGSPADLEFQLPAWFDEEKFKRGQKYFRDNRFGMMLSNMCGLISLLSDPKGLNLLHNTGKSSTPETARKRYISTTLHMLSWYEIDLTPGSKSWLSLQRVRKMHLSASNSSSKTEVGCINQMEVSFTTFGFMGYALIRPHLLGIRSDNDADREAFVHFWAVMGSMLGVEDQYNMCLPDLAVVEMICRIFLRYVFLPLIQFESPLFKQMVNAIMDGLSEFNPVMSYGSMLCFMRRVAGVPGYQYNVDLEKEIICRPIFSANELSEMRKSFVHNAYYEWMDNILVDGRINLYEVRPIAESCSVDAQSLDGGSVTGSYRAISENETNKLRDIASSLLGLKNTEELVKITITEGDWSSHLNDSKINLLSGKDLRLFKVNCRLIEMNKSWIGNYINETMLSLMLYRMRKALEK from the exons CCGCAAAATCACATTTCAGTCGAATCATAGCTGAAGGGTCGTCCAAACCTTGCGATGTCGGTAGTCCAGCAGATTTGGAATTCCAACTTCCAGCCTGGTTCGATGAGGAGAAATTCAAAAG AggtcagaaatattttcgcgATAATCGTTTCGGAATGATGCTTTCTAACATGTGTGGGCTGATCTCGCTCCTGTCGGATCCCAAAGGGCTTAACCTGCTGCACAACACCGGCAAATCGAGCACACCGGAAACGGCACGCAAGCGATACATCTCGACGACCCTGCACATGCTGTCGTGGTACGAGATCGATCTGACACCTGGCTCGAA atcgTGGTTGTCGTTGCAGCGTGTCCGCAAAATGCACCTGAGTGCATCCAATAGCTCCAGCAAAACTGAAGTAGGGTGCATCAATCAAATGGAGGTATCCTTCACGACATTTGGTTTCATGGGTTACGCGCTCATTCGACCCCACCTGTTGGGGATTCGTTCCGATAATGACGCCGACCGAGAGGCTTTCGTCCACTTTTGGGCCGTGATGGGATCCATGCTGGGTGTCGAGGATCAGTACAATATGTGCCTGCCCGACTTGGCCGTTGTAGAAATGATTTGCCGCATATTCCTACGGTACGTTTTCCTGCCGTTGATCCAGTTTGAATCTCCCTTGTTCAAACAAATGGTAAATGCTATCATGGACGGATTGTCGGAGTTCAATCCTGTAATGTCGTACGGGAGTATGTTATGTTTCATGAGGCGCGTAGCAGGAGTTCCCGGGTATCAGTACAACGTTGACTTGGAAAAGGAAATTATTTGCCGTCCTATATTCAGTGCCAATGAGCTGAGTGAGATGAGGAAGTCGTTTGTACATAACGCTTACTACGAATGGATGGATAACATTCTCGTGGATGGTCGAATCAATTTGTACGAAGTACGGCCAATAGCTGAGAGCTGCAGTGTTGATGCACAATCTTTGGATGGGGGTAGTGTCACTGGATCTTACAGAGCCATTTCTGAAAACGAAACCAACAAACTGAGAGACATTGCATCTTCTTTGCTGGGGTTAAAAAATACGGAAGAGTTGGTGAAAATAACAATTACAGAAGGCGACTGGTCAAGCCATTTGAATGATTCCAAAATCAACCTATTGAGTGGGAAGGATTTAAGGCTGTTCAAAGTTAACTGCAGATTGAtcgaaatgaacaaatcatGGATCGGAAACTACATAAACGAGACCATGTTAAGTCTCATGCTGTACCGTATGCGAAAAGCTCTCGAAAAGTAG